In Janibacter alkaliphilus, the following proteins share a genomic window:
- the glpK gene encoding glycerol kinase GlpK — protein MADTYVLSIDQGTTSTRAMVFDHSGEVISVDQVEHEQIFPRAGWVEHDAEEIWKNTRKVIGGALSSANLNSKHIDSVGITNQRETAVVWEKATGRPIHHAIVWQDTRTQKMVDEIGGDAGPERFKEKTGLPLATYFAGPKIAWILDNVDGARERAEAGELLAGTMDTWVLWNLTGGGENEGVHVTDVTNASRTLLMDLATLDWDDELCEAIRVPRAMLPQIRSSSEEYGECKPGVLNGTPVAGILGDQQAATFGQACLEPGTAKNTYGTGNFMLLNTGTEIVRSDNGLLTTVCYQLGEDKPVYALEGSIAVTGSLVQWVRDNLGLIKDAPEIETLAKGVDDNGGVYFVPAFSGLFAPHWRPDARGAIVGLTRYANKGHIARAVLEATAFQTKEVLEAMQADATRAGSDLTELKVDGGMVANETLMQFQADILGIDVIRPKVAETTALGAAYAAGLATGYWSSTDDITDNWGEGQRWSPDMDSEQVDRLFRNWKKAVTRTLDWVDDDVD, from the coding sequence ATGGCTGACACCTACGTCCTCTCGATCGACCAGGGCACCACGAGCACCCGGGCGATGGTCTTCGACCACTCCGGCGAGGTGATCTCGGTCGACCAGGTCGAGCACGAGCAGATCTTCCCGCGGGCGGGCTGGGTCGAGCACGACGCCGAGGAGATCTGGAAGAACACCCGCAAGGTGATCGGCGGCGCGCTCAGCTCGGCCAACCTCAACAGCAAGCACATCGACAGCGTCGGGATCACCAACCAGCGCGAGACCGCGGTGGTGTGGGAGAAGGCCACCGGCCGGCCGATCCACCACGCCATCGTGTGGCAGGACACCCGTACCCAGAAGATGGTCGACGAGATCGGCGGCGACGCGGGCCCGGAGCGCTTCAAGGAGAAGACCGGGCTGCCGCTGGCGACCTACTTCGCCGGACCGAAGATCGCCTGGATCCTGGACAACGTCGACGGCGCCCGCGAGCGCGCCGAGGCCGGCGAGCTGCTCGCCGGGACGATGGACACCTGGGTGCTGTGGAACCTCACCGGCGGCGGCGAGAACGAGGGGGTGCACGTCACCGACGTCACCAACGCCAGCCGCACCCTGCTCATGGACCTGGCCACGCTGGACTGGGACGACGAGCTGTGCGAGGCGATCCGGGTGCCGCGGGCGATGCTGCCGCAGATCCGCAGCTCCTCCGAGGAGTACGGCGAGTGCAAGCCGGGCGTGCTGAACGGCACCCCGGTGGCCGGCATCCTCGGCGACCAGCAGGCCGCCACCTTCGGCCAGGCCTGCCTGGAGCCAGGGACGGCGAAGAACACCTACGGCACCGGCAACTTCATGCTGCTGAACACCGGCACCGAGATCGTGCGCAGCGACAACGGCCTGCTCACCACGGTCTGCTACCAGCTGGGCGAGGACAAGCCGGTCTACGCCCTGGAGGGCTCGATCGCGGTCACCGGCTCGCTGGTGCAGTGGGTGCGCGACAACCTCGGCCTCATCAAGGACGCCCCGGAGATCGAGACCCTGGCGAAGGGGGTCGACGACAACGGCGGGGTGTACTTCGTACCCGCCTTCTCCGGGCTCTTCGCCCCGCACTGGCGGCCAGACGCCCGCGGCGCCATCGTCGGGCTCACCCGCTACGCCAACAAGGGGCACATCGCCCGGGCGGTGCTCGAGGCCACCGCCTTCCAGACCAAGGAGGTGCTGGAGGCGATGCAGGCCGACGCGACCCGGGCCGGCAGCGACCTCACCGAGCTCAAGGTCGACGGCGGCATGGTGGCCAACGAGACGCTCATGCAGTTCCAGGCGGACATCCTGGGCATCGACGTCATCCGCCCGAAGGTCGCCGAGACCACCGCCCTGGGCGCTGCCTACGCGGCCGGCCTGGCCACCGGCTACTGGTCCTCGACCGACGACATCACCGACAACTGGGGCGAGGGGCAGCGGTGGAGCCCGGACATGGACTCCGAGCAGGTCGACCGGCTCTTCCGGAACTGGAAGAAGGCGGTCACCCGCACCCTGGACTGGGTCGACGACGACGTCGACTGA
- the dapF gene encoding diaminopimelate epimerase: protein MTGIPFTKGHGTENDFVLLPDLDGSLEVGAQEAALLADRHAGIGGDGVIRIVPTRLAAEDDVRAQADEAPWFMDYRNADGSAAQMCGNGTRVFAAWLRREGLVGAGETAIATRAGVRRVRFDGDHVVTHMGTWRLARPEEAGDQGFDALVHVAEAEEINEPYSALSLDLGNPHTVVALPPGISLDGLDLTQAPVVRPVPPEGTNVELVRVLGPGHLAMRVHERGVGETRSCGTGVCAAALAMGVWSGTADESSTWRVDVPGGSLTVNALPGQQVELAGPAALVADGTTTLLTRQS, encoded by the coding sequence ATGACCGGCATCCCCTTCACCAAGGGCCACGGCACCGAGAACGACTTCGTCCTCCTGCCGGACCTCGACGGCTCCCTGGAGGTCGGGGCCCAGGAGGCGGCGCTGCTGGCCGACCGGCACGCCGGGATCGGCGGCGACGGGGTCATCCGGATCGTGCCGACCCGGCTGGCCGCCGAGGACGACGTGCGCGCCCAGGCCGACGAGGCGCCCTGGTTCATGGACTACCGCAACGCCGACGGCTCGGCCGCCCAGATGTGCGGCAACGGCACCCGCGTCTTCGCCGCCTGGCTGCGGCGCGAGGGGCTCGTCGGCGCCGGCGAGACCGCGATCGCGACCCGCGCCGGGGTGCGCCGGGTGCGATTCGACGGGGACCACGTGGTCACCCACATGGGCACCTGGCGGCTGGCCCGGCCCGAGGAGGCCGGCGACCAGGGCTTCGACGCCCTGGTGCACGTCGCCGAGGCCGAGGAGATCAACGAGCCCTACAGCGCGCTCTCGCTCGACCTGGGCAACCCGCACACCGTCGTCGCCCTCCCACCGGGCATCTCCCTCGACGGTCTCGACCTCACCCAGGCGCCGGTGGTGCGTCCTGTGCCGCCGGAGGGGACCAACGTCGAGCTCGTACGGGTGCTCGGCCCCGGCCACCTGGCGATGCGGGTGCACGAGCGCGGGGTCGGCGAGACCCGCTCCTGCGGCACCGGGGTGTGCGCGGCGGCGCTGGCCATGGGTGTGTGGTCCGGCACCGCCGACGAGAGCTCGACCTGGCGGGTCGACGTGCCCGGCGGCAGCCTGACGGTCAACGCCCTTCCCGGTCAGCAGGTCGAGCTCGCCGGCCCGGCGGCCCTCGTCGCCGACGGCACCACCACCCTGCTGACCCGACAGTCCTAG
- a CDS encoding YceI family protein encodes MSDVTQIPAGTYTIDASHSEVGFTARHAMVTKVRGAFSDVEGTVTVGEDFAGSSARATIGVDSVDTRSADRDGHLKSADFFDVEQHPSITFTSTGVREVAGDRFVLDGDLTVKGVTKPVSLDAEYFGTAQDPFGNTRIGFSATTEVDRETWGLSWNAALETGGVLVSKKIVLTLEVSAIQQAA; translated from the coding sequence ATGAGCGACGTCACCCAGATCCCCGCCGGCACCTACACCATCGACGCCAGCCACTCGGAGGTCGGCTTCACCGCGCGGCACGCGATGGTCACCAAGGTCCGCGGCGCCTTCAGCGACGTCGAGGGGACCGTCACCGTCGGCGAGGACTTCGCCGGGTCCAGCGCCCGGGCGACCATCGGCGTCGACTCGGTCGACACCCGCAGCGCCGACCGCGACGGACACCTCAAGAGCGCTGACTTCTTCGACGTCGAGCAGCACCCGAGCATCACCTTCACCTCGACCGGCGTGCGCGAGGTGGCCGGTGACCGCTTCGTCCTCGACGGCGACCTCACCGTCAAGGGCGTCACCAAGCCGGTCAGCCTGGACGCCGAGTACTTCGGCACCGCCCAGGACCCCTTCGGCAACACCCGGATCGGCTTCTCCGCGACCACCGAGGTCGACCGCGAGACCTGGGGCCTGAGCTGGAACGCCGCCCTGGAGACCGGCGGCGTGCTCGTCTCGAAGAAGATCGTGCTCACCCTCGAGGTCTCGGCCATCCAGCAGGCGGCCTGA
- the miaA gene encoding tRNA (adenosine(37)-N6)-dimethylallyltransferase MiaA, protein MSAERESAGADDGRRLPEVLAVVGPTATGKSELALELAQRLDGEIVNADAMQLYRGMDVGTAKLPTDQRRGIQHHVLDVLAVTDEATLADYQRRSRAAVEEILGRGRVPVLVGGSGLYVRAALDHLEIPPTDPQVRARLEAEAERPGGPERLRERLRRLDPEAAAAIEPRNLRRVVRALEVVELTGRPFSATAPAKRYLRPSLVVALDLDQDLLLPRIERRVRRMWDEGLLDEVRALDAQGLRQGRTASRAIGYAQALDHLDGRSSAEQAMADTARATGRYARRQRSWLRPDERVRWLPAGAPDLGDRVLDLAHDPAEWTP, encoded by the coding sequence GTGAGCGCCGAGCGCGAGTCGGCGGGCGCGGACGACGGGCGCCGTCTCCCCGAGGTGCTGGCGGTGGTCGGTCCGACCGCCACCGGCAAGTCGGAGCTGGCGCTGGAGCTGGCCCAGCGGCTCGACGGCGAGATCGTCAACGCCGACGCCATGCAGCTGTACCGCGGCATGGACGTCGGCACCGCCAAGCTGCCGACCGACCAGCGCCGCGGCATCCAGCACCACGTGCTCGACGTGCTCGCGGTGACCGACGAGGCCACCCTGGCCGACTACCAGCGCCGGTCGCGGGCCGCGGTCGAGGAGATCCTCGGTCGTGGCCGGGTCCCGGTGCTCGTCGGGGGCTCCGGGCTCTACGTCCGGGCCGCGCTGGACCACCTGGAGATCCCGCCCACCGACCCGCAGGTCCGGGCGCGCCTGGAGGCCGAGGCGGAGCGTCCGGGCGGGCCGGAGCGGCTGCGGGAGCGGCTGCGGCGGCTGGACCCCGAGGCCGCGGCGGCGATCGAGCCGCGCAACCTGCGCCGGGTCGTGCGCGCGCTGGAGGTCGTCGAGCTCACCGGACGGCCCTTCTCGGCGACCGCTCCTGCGAAGCGGTACCTGCGGCCCAGCCTCGTGGTCGCCCTCGACCTCGATCAGGACCTGCTGCTGCCGCGGATCGAGCGGCGGGTGCGCCGGATGTGGGACGAGGGCCTGCTGGACGAGGTGCGGGCGCTGGACGCCCAGGGCCTGCGCCAGGGACGGACCGCCTCCCGGGCGATCGGCTACGCCCAGGCGCTGGATCACCTCGACGGGCGCAGCAGCGCCGAGCAGGCGATGGCCGACACGGCCCGGGCCACCGGCCGCTACGCCCGGCGGCAGCGGTCCTGGCTGCGTCCCGACGAGCGGGTGCGGTGGCTCCCGGCTGGGGCCCCCGACCTCGGGGACCGGGTGCTCGACCTGGCCCACGACCCGGCAGAATGGACGCCATGA
- a CDS encoding glycerol-3-phosphate dehydrogenase/oxidase: MPTATVLNQEYRSAAWRSLGEDEFDVLVVGGGVTGAGVALDAATRGLRVALVEQRDFASGTSSRSSKLFHGGVRYLEQLNFALVREALQERELMLTRIAPHLIKPVSFLYPLEHAVWERPYVTAGLTLYDTMGGARSVPRTKQLSRRGVGKIAPGLKRDSYHGGLVYYDAHSDDARHTFTVARTAAAYGATVLTSAKVVGLEHAGERVVGARVSDVETGEETTVTADVVINCTGVWTDDIQTMAGGRGRFHVRASKGVHIVVARDRLNAETGIILRTPTSVLFCIPFGQHWIIGTTDTDWNLSRSHPAATSKDIDYILEQVNSVLTTPLTRDDIQGVYAGLRPLLAGEDESTSQLSREHAVARPQPGLISIAGGKYTTYRVMAKDAVDAAREDLAAGVPDSVTEHIPLVGAEGYQALVNQVEALSRRHDLPVWRLTHLLDRYGSLTTRLLEMIDADRSLADPLPGAEEYLTVEVVYAAREEATLHLNDLLTRRTRISIETPDRGVEAARASAPILARELGWDEQRTRDEVDHYERRVAAEIESQEMTDDEHANAERIGAVDIRHRAKG, from the coding sequence ATGCCCACGGCAACCGTGCTGAACCAGGAGTACCGCTCGGCCGCCTGGCGCTCGCTGGGTGAGGACGAGTTCGACGTGCTGGTCGTCGGTGGCGGGGTCACCGGCGCCGGGGTGGCCCTGGACGCGGCCACCCGAGGGCTGCGGGTGGCCCTGGTCGAGCAGCGCGACTTCGCCTCCGGCACCTCCTCGCGCAGCAGCAAGCTCTTCCACGGCGGGGTGCGCTACCTCGAGCAGCTGAACTTCGCGCTGGTCCGTGAGGCGCTGCAGGAGCGCGAGCTGATGCTCACCCGGATCGCGCCGCACCTGATCAAGCCGGTGAGCTTCCTCTACCCGCTGGAGCACGCGGTGTGGGAGCGGCCGTACGTCACCGCCGGGCTCACCCTCTACGACACCATGGGCGGTGCCCGCTCCGTCCCGCGCACCAAGCAGCTCTCCCGCCGGGGCGTCGGCAAGATCGCCCCCGGCCTCAAGCGCGACTCCTACCACGGTGGGCTCGTCTACTACGACGCGCACTCCGACGACGCCCGGCACACCTTCACCGTGGCCCGCACGGCGGCCGCCTACGGCGCGACCGTGCTCACCTCGGCGAAGGTGGTCGGCCTGGAGCACGCCGGCGAGCGGGTCGTCGGCGCCCGGGTGAGCGACGTCGAGACGGGCGAGGAGACCACCGTCACGGCCGACGTCGTCATCAACTGCACCGGGGTGTGGACCGACGACATCCAGACGATGGCCGGCGGCCGCGGCCGCTTCCACGTGCGCGCCAGCAAGGGCGTGCACATCGTCGTCGCCCGCGACCGGCTCAACGCCGAGACCGGGATCATCCTGCGCACCCCGACCTCGGTGCTCTTCTGCATCCCCTTCGGCCAGCACTGGATCATCGGCACCACCGACACCGACTGGAACCTCTCCCGCTCGCACCCGGCGGCGACGAGCAAGGACATCGACTACATCCTCGAGCAGGTCAACTCGGTGCTGACCACCCCGCTGACCCGCGACGACATCCAGGGCGTCTACGCCGGGCTGCGGCCGCTGCTCGCCGGCGAGGACGAGTCCACCAGCCAGCTCAGCCGCGAGCACGCGGTGGCCCGGCCCCAGCCCGGGCTGATCTCCATCGCCGGCGGCAAGTACACGACCTACCGGGTGATGGCCAAGGACGCCGTCGACGCCGCCCGGGAGGACCTCGCCGCCGGGGTGCCGGACAGCGTCACCGAGCACATCCCGCTGGTCGGCGCCGAGGGCTACCAGGCGCTGGTCAACCAGGTCGAGGCGCTCTCCCGGCGGCACGACCTGCCGGTGTGGCGGCTGACCCACCTGCTGGACCGGTACGGCTCGCTGACCACCCGGCTGCTGGAGATGATCGACGCGGACCGCTCGCTGGCCGATCCGCTGCCCGGGGCGGAGGAGTACCTCACCGTCGAGGTCGTCTACGCCGCCCGCGAGGAGGCCACGTTGCACCTCAACGACCTGCTCACCCGGCGCACCCGGATCTCCATCGAGACCCCGGACCGCGGCGTCGAGGCCGCTCGGGCGAGCGCCCCGATCCTGGCGCGCGAGCTCGGCTGGGACGAGCAGCGCACCCGGGACGAGGTGGACCACTACGAGCGTCGGGTCGCCGCCGAGATCGAGTCCCAGGAGATGACCGACGACGAGCACGCCAACGCCGAGCGGATCGGCGCCGTGGACATCCGGCACCGCGCGAAGGGGTGA
- the def gene encoding peptide deformylase translates to MTIHPITITGEPVLHTRAAQVTEIDDEVRRLVADMHETCEAAHGVGLAAPQIGVGLRIFVWQMKNDDGVPSRGHVINPFVRAAKPVVGEPDRENESEGCLSVPGYSYPLRRGESAEVSGYDLDGQELSFTATGWFARCMQHEYDHLNGFLYVDRLGEPWKKKARKATKGEGWGVPGLTWMPGEDADPFGHDDE, encoded by the coding sequence ATGACGATCCACCCGATCACCATCACCGGTGAACCGGTGCTGCACACCCGCGCCGCCCAGGTCACCGAGATCGACGACGAGGTGCGCCGCCTCGTCGCGGACATGCACGAGACCTGCGAGGCCGCGCACGGGGTCGGCCTGGCCGCCCCGCAGATCGGGGTGGGCCTGCGCATCTTCGTCTGGCAGATGAAGAACGACGACGGCGTCCCCTCCCGCGGGCACGTCATCAACCCCTTCGTCCGGGCCGCCAAGCCGGTCGTCGGCGAGCCGGACCGGGAGAACGAGTCGGAGGGCTGCCTGTCCGTGCCGGGCTACTCCTACCCGCTGCGCCGCGGGGAGAGCGCCGAGGTCAGCGGCTACGACCTCGACGGCCAGGAGCTCTCCTTCACCGCCACCGGCTGGTTCGCCCGGTGCATGCAGCACGAGTACGACCACCTCAACGGCTTCCTCTACGTCGATCGCCTCGGCGAGCCGTGGAAGAAGAAGGCGCGCAAGGCGACGAAGGGGGAGGGCTGGGGCGTGCCCGGGCTCACCTGGATGCCCGGCGAGGACGCCGACCCCTTCGGCCACGACGACGAGTGA
- the miaB gene encoding tRNA (N6-isopentenyl adenosine(37)-C2)-methylthiotransferase MiaB — MTAAKTYDVRTHGCQMNVHDSERIAGLLETAGYVDLASLPEGERAETADVVVFNTCAVRENADNKLYGNVGQLRPAKQRNPDMQIAVGGCMAQKDREQITERAPWVDVVFGTHNIGSLPALLDRARHNREAQVEILESLETFPSTLPTRRDSAYAGWTSISVGCNNTCTFCIVPALRGKEKDRRPGEILAELEALVDQGVVEITLLGQNVNSYGVEFGDRYAFGKLLRACGEIEGLERVRFTSPHPAAFTDDVIDAMAETPNVMPSLHMPLQAGSDRVLKAMRRSYRSERFLGILDRVRERIPHAAITTDLIVGFPGETEEDFAETMRVVEASRFASAFTFQYSIRPGTPAAEMADQVPKPVVQERFERLVALQDEISWAENRGQEGETLEVLVATGEGRKDERTDRISGRARDNRLVHVAVPQGAERPRPGDVVEAEVTYGAPHHLLADSGLTGGTYRVRRSAGGDAWERAQAQPSGKPAVSLGMPRIGAPEPVEVPTAPCGA; from the coding sequence ATGACTGCCGCCAAGACCTACGACGTGCGCACCCACGGGTGCCAGATGAACGTGCACGACTCCGAGCGGATCGCCGGGCTGCTGGAGACCGCCGGCTACGTCGACCTCGCCAGCCTCCCCGAGGGGGAGCGCGCCGAGACCGCCGACGTCGTCGTCTTCAACACCTGCGCGGTCCGGGAGAACGCCGACAACAAGCTCTACGGCAACGTCGGCCAGCTGCGCCCGGCCAAGCAGCGCAACCCGGACATGCAGATCGCCGTCGGCGGGTGCATGGCCCAGAAGGACCGTGAGCAGATCACCGAGCGGGCGCCCTGGGTGGACGTCGTCTTCGGCACGCACAACATCGGCTCGCTGCCGGCGCTGCTGGACCGCGCCCGGCACAACCGGGAGGCCCAGGTCGAGATCCTCGAGTCGCTGGAGACCTTCCCCTCCACCCTGCCCACCCGCCGCGACTCCGCCTACGCCGGCTGGACCTCGATCTCGGTGGGCTGCAACAACACCTGCACCTTCTGCATCGTCCCGGCGCTGCGCGGCAAGGAGAAGGACCGACGGCCGGGCGAGATCCTCGCCGAGCTCGAGGCGCTGGTCGACCAGGGCGTCGTCGAGATCACCCTGCTGGGGCAGAACGTCAACTCCTACGGCGTCGAGTTCGGCGACCGCTACGCCTTCGGCAAGCTGCTGCGCGCCTGCGGCGAGATCGAGGGGCTGGAGCGGGTGCGCTTCACCAGCCCGCACCCCGCCGCCTTCACCGACGACGTCATCGACGCGATGGCCGAGACGCCGAACGTCATGCCCAGCCTGCACATGCCGCTGCAGGCCGGCTCGGACCGGGTGCTCAAGGCGATGCGCCGCAGCTACCGCAGCGAGCGCTTCCTCGGCATCCTCGACCGGGTGCGCGAGCGGATCCCGCACGCGGCGATCACCACCGATCTCATCGTCGGCTTCCCGGGGGAGACCGAGGAGGACTTCGCCGAGACCATGCGGGTCGTCGAGGCGTCCCGCTTCGCCTCGGCCTTCACCTTCCAGTACTCGATCCGCCCGGGCACCCCGGCCGCCGAGATGGCCGACCAGGTGCCCAAGCCGGTGGTGCAGGAGCGCTTCGAGCGGCTGGTGGCGCTGCAGGACGAGATCAGCTGGGCGGAGAACCGCGGCCAGGAGGGGGAGACCCTCGAGGTGCTCGTGGCCACCGGCGAAGGGCGCAAGGACGAGCGCACCGACCGGATCTCGGGCCGGGCCCGGGACAACCGGCTGGTGCACGTGGCCGTGCCCCAGGGGGCCGAGCGACCGCGGCCTGGCGACGTCGTCGAGGCCGAGGTGACGTACGGCGCGCCGCACCACCTGCTGGCCGACTCCGGTCTGACCGGCGGCACCTACCGGGTGCGCCGCAGCGCCGGCGGGGACGCCTGGGAGCGCGCGCAGGCGCAGCCGAGCGGCAAGCCCGCGGTCTCCCTGGGGATGCCGCGGATCGGTGCCCCGGAGCCGGTCGAGGTGCCCACCGCCCCCTGCGGAGCCTGA
- a CDS encoding endonuclease domain-containing protein, translated as MHLSDLYLLAPSGVVSTGFAEQHGIDRRALAFAARQGEVTRLVQGWYAPETELTADAYHRLLSLAMAIAYAGRATPSHYSASLLRGLPVYGVDRSRAHLTRLSPGKTRKRAGLTLWCPSEGRAEPEEIRLAARSVHLVTTAEGVCQTALVAGLQPALVTADAALREGMMTIPELAGAAETMTARRRGHRLSRLVERADGRHESVGETRTAYALHQMGLRFTPQVWIGGGDARYRADFVLDDAPVIIEFDGAVKYDGRAALVAEKRREDRIRAHGMVVVRVTWDNLEDPRRLQARIMEAISAARYGRPA; from the coding sequence ATGCACCTCAGCGATCTGTACCTGCTCGCGCCGAGCGGCGTCGTGTCCACCGGGTTCGCCGAGCAGCACGGCATCGACCGGCGCGCGCTGGCCTTTGCGGCCCGCCAGGGTGAGGTCACCCGACTGGTCCAGGGCTGGTACGCCCCGGAGACCGAGCTGACTGCGGACGCCTACCACCGCCTGCTCAGCCTGGCGATGGCCATCGCCTACGCGGGCCGAGCCACGCCGAGCCACTACTCGGCGTCGCTGCTGCGTGGGCTCCCGGTCTACGGGGTGGACCGCTCCCGCGCGCACCTCACCCGCCTGTCCCCGGGCAAGACCCGTAAGCGCGCCGGGCTGACCCTGTGGTGTCCCTCGGAGGGGCGCGCCGAGCCCGAGGAGATCCGGCTGGCCGCTCGCTCCGTCCACCTCGTGACGACCGCCGAAGGGGTGTGCCAGACCGCGCTCGTGGCGGGGCTGCAGCCGGCACTCGTCACGGCTGACGCCGCCCTTCGCGAAGGGATGATGACGATCCCTGAGCTGGCAGGGGCGGCCGAGACGATGACCGCCCGACGACGAGGTCACCGGTTGTCCCGGCTGGTCGAGCGGGCCGACGGTCGGCACGAGTCGGTGGGTGAGACCCGGACCGCCTACGCCCTGCACCAGATGGGGCTGCGCTTCACCCCGCAGGTCTGGATCGGGGGCGGGGACGCCCGGTACCGGGCGGACTTCGTCCTGGACGACGCCCCGGTGATCATCGAGTTCGACGGAGCCGTGAAGTACGACGGGCGTGCCGCGCTCGTCGCCGAGAAGCGCCGGGAGGACCGGATCCGCGCGCACGGCATGGTCGTCGTGCGGGTCACCTGGGATAACCTGGAGGATCCGCGACGCCTGCAGGCCCGGATCATGGAGGCGATCAGCGCCGCCCGGTACGGCCGGCCCGCGTGA
- a CDS encoding Rv0909 family putative TA system antitoxin, with protein sequence MGLFDKAKDAADQNSDKVEDVSDQGLEKGGEFAESKGVGQDQVDKGKETLDGKIGE encoded by the coding sequence ATGGGTCTCTTCGACAAGGCCAAGGACGCTGCCGACCAGAACTCCGACAAGGTCGAGGACGTCTCGGACCAGGGTCTGGAGAAGGGCGGCGAGTTCGCCGAGAGCAAGGGGGTCGGCCAGGACCAGGTCGACAAGGGCAAGGAGACGCTCGACGGCAAGATCGGCGAGTAA
- a CDS encoding methyltransferase has product MSEQQGTEGQGSEQHGSEGTEHYFTARPAGDGERRPLEVRLADRQVTVETAGGIFSPGGLDKATAVLLETVPAPLPTGTLLDLGCGWGPLALTLGLSSPEADVWAVDVNERALDLTRRNAAALGCDRVRAVRPEDGPEAPLDLIWSNPPIRVGKAAVHAILATWLPRLAPTGEAWLVVGKNLGADSLARWITDELGLVVTREASKKGFRVLRVTRQS; this is encoded by the coding sequence GTGTCCGAGCAGCAGGGGACCGAGGGGCAGGGGTCCGAGCAGCACGGCTCCGAGGGGACCGAGCACTACTTCACCGCCCGGCCCGCCGGTGACGGCGAGCGTCGTCCGCTGGAGGTCCGGCTGGCCGATCGCCAGGTGACGGTCGAGACCGCCGGGGGGATCTTCTCCCCCGGCGGTCTCGACAAGGCCACCGCGGTGCTGCTGGAGACGGTGCCCGCTCCCCTGCCGACGGGGACGCTGCTCGACCTGGGCTGCGGCTGGGGTCCGCTGGCGCTCACCCTGGGGCTGAGCTCGCCGGAGGCCGACGTGTGGGCGGTCGACGTCAACGAGCGGGCGCTGGACCTCACCCGCCGCAACGCGGCCGCCCTGGGGTGCGACCGGGTCCGGGCGGTGCGTCCCGAGGACGGCCCGGAGGCGCCGCTGGACCTCATCTGGAGCAACCCGCCGATCCGGGTGGGCAAGGCCGCCGTGCACGCGATCCTGGCCACCTGGCTGCCCCGGCTGGCACCGACCGGTGAGGCCTGGCTGGTCGTCGGCAAGAACCTCGGTGCCGACTCCCTGGCCCGGTGGATCACGGACGAGCTGGGGCTGGTGGTCACCCGCGAGGCATCCAAGAAGGGCTTCCGGGTGCTGCGCGTGACCCGACAGTCCTAG
- a CDS encoding MIP/aquaporin family protein, translated as MDVSSGTIFLSELLGTATLILLGCGVVANVTLRQTTGFSGGFLMVTFGWAIGVFAGVYVAYESEAHINPAVTLGLLASGANLSAVQVLAYLGGQLLGAILGATLCWLAYRQHLDDAETEPEAKRGIFSTAPGIRHPVWNLVTEAIATFVLVFVIIAFGQTPSGLGPLAVALLVLGIGVSLGGPTGYAINPARDLGPRIAHAALPFSGKGDSDWGYAWVPVVGPIAGGVLAGLLANALGYV; from the coding sequence ATGGACGTCTCCTCCGGCACGATCTTCCTGTCCGAGCTGCTCGGGACGGCGACGCTGATCCTGCTCGGCTGCGGGGTGGTCGCCAACGTCACCCTGCGGCAGACCACCGGGTTCAGCGGCGGCTTCCTCATGGTGACCTTCGGCTGGGCCATCGGCGTCTTCGCCGGCGTCTACGTGGCCTACGAGTCCGAGGCGCACATCAACCCGGCGGTGACCCTGGGTCTGCTCGCCTCCGGCGCCAACCTCTCGGCGGTGCAGGTGCTGGCCTACCTCGGCGGCCAGCTGCTCGGCGCGATCCTCGGGGCGACGCTCTGCTGGCTCGCCTACCGCCAGCACCTCGACGACGCCGAGACCGAGCCCGAGGCCAAGCGCGGCATCTTCTCGACCGCCCCGGGCATCCGTCACCCGGTGTGGAACCTCGTGACCGAGGCGATCGCCACCTTCGTCCTGGTCTTCGTCATCATCGCCTTCGGCCAGACCCCCAGCGGCCTGGGTCCGCTGGCGGTGGCGCTGCTCGTCCTCGGCATCGGGGTGAGCCTGGGCGGACCGACCGGCTACGCGATCAACCCGGCCCGGGACCTGGGGCCGCGGATCGCGCACGCCGCGCTCCCCTTCTCCGGCAAGGGCGACAGCGACTGGGGCTACGCCTGGGTGCCGGTAGTGGGGCCGATCGCCGGCGGCGTGCTGGCCGGACTGCTGGCCAACGCGCTGGGCTACGTCTGA